The following is a genomic window from Amycolatopsis acidiphila.
TGCCCGCCGGGTGACCGGCAACTGCAGCCAGCATCAGCGTGACATCGCCATCGCGGTCAAGAACTCCCGCGAGATGGCGCTGCTGCCCTACACCTCGACCGCGCGCTAAGGGAGGCACGTCAATGGCGAAGATCATTCTGACCACCGACGTCGCCAACCTCGGTGGCCCCGGCGACATCGTCGAGGTCAAGGACGGTTACGCGCGCAACTACCTGCTCCCGCGGGGCTACGCCATCCAGGCGTCCAAGGGTGCGGAGAAGAACGTGCAGACCATCCGCCGCACCCAGGAGTCGCGCCGGATCCGGGACCTGGACCACGCCAAGGAGATCAAGAACGCCCTGGAGCAGCTCGGCACCGTCGAGCTGACCGCCAAGGCCGCCGAGGGCTCCAAGAAGCTGTTCGGTTCGGTGACCACCGGCGACATCGCCGCGGCGATCAAGGCCGCCGGCGGCCCGCTGCTGGACAAGCGCATCCTCGAGACCGACGGGCACATCAAGACCGTCGGCAAGCACCAGGTCACCGCCCGTCTGCACCCGAACGTGCAGGCCGCGGTGCGGCTCGAGATCAAGGCCGTTCAGTAAGTTTTCCCGGTAGCGAAAAGCCCCCTTTCGATGTCCGAAAGGGGGCTTTTCCCTTTCGCATACGGGAACCGGCGGGCCTGCGCTAGCATCCAAGTTGCTGATCTCGCACGGTGTGGGGACGCGGGACGTAGCGAAGGGGATTGCCGCCATGACGCAGCCAAACTCGGCCAACGCGCCAGTGGACACGCTGACCTCCGTACCACCGCCGGCCCCCATCCAGGTGGGCAGCAACGGCAGCCCCGGCGGCTACAAGTTCGACCCGGACCAGGTCCAGGGCGTCATCAACAAGTGGCAGACGCTGCTGGACGGCGTCAAGCAGGACATCCAGCAAGCCAACATCATCTCTGGCGTACGCGCGCCGGGGCAGGAGTTCGCGAGCGGCGATTTCATCCAGAAGGGCGCCGGCCCTTCCGGTGACACGCTGCTCCAGCAGCACGAACGCATGCGCACGTACATCGAGCAGTACATCCAGGCGTTGCAGCAGGCGAGCGGGAAGATCGCGCAGTCCGAAGACGACGCACGGCAGACGGCCGCGCAGCAGGGACGGGAAATCGTATGAGCAAGACCCGGGCCTTCCAGCTCGGCGCGGCCGCGCTGGTGGCCGCCGGTGTGCTGTCCGCGTGCTCCGGCGGCGGAGGCAGTGCGGGCAGCATCCCTCCCGCCACATCCGCTTCGAGCGCCGCTTCGTCGAGCAGCTCGGGTGGTGGCCTCGCGCCCTCGGTTGCCAACCCGCTGCCGACCGACGCGATCGTGGCGAACCCGTGCAGCGCGCTGTCCGCCGCTCAAGTGACCCAGATCGGGCTGACCGGCTCCGGTGACCTCTCCCACCACGATGTGGGCCCCACCTGCGAGTGGAAGTCCGCCACTTCTTCGCTGAACTCGGTGTACATCGCACCGGTGACGGCGGACAAGAACGGGCTGAGCGACGTCTACGCCACCCGGCAGAACGACAAGTACTTCGAGCCGACGACCGTCAGCGGCTACCCGGCTGTCTATGCGGGCGTCTCGGACCGCTCCGACGGCGACTGCTCGCTGTGGGTCGGCGTCACCGACCAGCTCACGATCAACGTGCAGGCCCAGATCGGCAGCGGTCCCAACAAGTCCAACCCGTGTCCGGTGGCCGAGCGTGTGGCCACGGCGATGGTGCAACATCTGCAGGGCTCATAGGAGGGGATGGGCGACATGGGTAATCCCGCGATGACGGGGATGACCATCGGCACCGTGATCATGCCCGGTGCCGGGACGGTCATCGGCGCGGCGACCGGTGGGCTGGTCGGGCTGTTCTCCGGGCCGGACGCGCAGCAGCAGTCCGCCAACGTCGGCGGCCGGACGATCGACGCGCGCCAGATCTGGGAGCAGATCCACGGCGGCAACTCCGACTCCCTGCACCAGGGTGCCTCGGCGGCCACCAGCCTCCAGTCCGTGCACGACGACCGCGCCGGCCAGATCGACGAGATCAACAAGGCCATGGACGCCGCCTGGCAGGGCGACGCCTCGATGCAGGTGCAGGCCGGGGCGCACCCGCTCGGGGTGTGGCTGCGCGACTCCGCCAGCAAC
Proteins encoded in this region:
- the rplI gene encoding 50S ribosomal protein L9, with translation MAKIILTTDVANLGGPGDIVEVKDGYARNYLLPRGYAIQASKGAEKNVQTIRRTQESRRIRDLDHAKEIKNALEQLGTVELTAKAAEGSKKLFGSVTTGDIAAAIKAAGGPLLDKRILETDGHIKTVGKHQVTARLHPNVQAAVRLEIKAVQ
- a CDS encoding DUF3558 domain-containing protein, with protein sequence MSKTRAFQLGAAALVAAGVLSACSGGGGSAGSIPPATSASSAASSSSSGGGLAPSVANPLPTDAIVANPCSALSAAQVTQIGLTGSGDLSHHDVGPTCEWKSATSSLNSVYIAPVTADKNGLSDVYATRQNDKYFEPTTVSGYPAVYAGVSDRSDGDCSLWVGVTDQLTINVQAQIGSGPNKSNPCPVAERVATAMVQHLQGS